In Nocardioides dokdonensis FR1436, the following are encoded in one genomic region:
- a CDS encoding MCE family protein — MLINIHHDSPAEHRRLLVAGVVFLTSIALLVWLCIAVYLKVFEPTTTVVLEAERAGLQLTKFGDVRVNGALVGQVRGIDQDGEKALITLGLRPEAAEEIPEDVRAEILPTTLFGQKYVALVIPRDASDTAIQDGDVVPADRVRTNVELDRILGDLFPLLRSVRPADLNATLNALSTALEGRGDQAGETLDELGGYLDEISGSLPTLRRNLALLADVADVYDDAAPDLIDVLGNLTVTSKTVIEKQQDLETFFSDVQGLADVSTRVLEDNRNDLIAVGQVTAPVLKLLAVYSPQLPCLLRGATRYDPLLSRSFEGNEVKQYVELGAAQYRAYDERDLPEYGEVGRGPWCLGLPDPPVPIPPQPLRDGSDQDSRPPSSKLPGSASGVSSGYAGTAGDRAVVNALLAGRSGRSADRYGSLGSLFYGPVVRGSATEGGGAR; from the coding sequence GTGCTGATCAACATCCACCACGACTCCCCGGCCGAGCACCGACGGCTGCTGGTGGCCGGCGTGGTCTTCCTGACCTCGATCGCGCTCCTCGTCTGGCTCTGCATCGCGGTCTACCTCAAGGTCTTCGAGCCCACCACCACGGTGGTCCTCGAGGCCGAGCGGGCGGGGCTGCAGCTCACGAAGTTCGGCGACGTCCGGGTCAACGGCGCGCTCGTCGGCCAGGTGCGTGGCATCGACCAGGACGGCGAGAAGGCGCTCATCACCCTGGGGCTGCGACCGGAGGCCGCTGAGGAGATCCCCGAGGACGTGCGGGCCGAGATCCTGCCCACCACCCTGTTCGGCCAGAAGTACGTCGCCCTCGTGATCCCGCGGGACGCCTCGGACACCGCGATCCAGGACGGCGACGTGGTGCCCGCGGACCGGGTGAGGACGAACGTCGAGCTCGACCGCATCCTGGGCGACCTCTTCCCACTGCTGAGGTCGGTGCGCCCGGCCGACCTCAACGCCACGCTCAACGCGTTGTCCACCGCTCTCGAGGGCCGCGGCGACCAGGCCGGCGAGACCCTGGACGAGCTCGGCGGCTACCTCGACGAGATCTCGGGCTCGCTGCCGACGCTGCGCCGGAACCTCGCCCTGCTCGCCGACGTCGCCGACGTCTACGACGACGCGGCACCCGACCTCATCGACGTGCTCGGCAACCTCACGGTGACCAGCAAGACCGTCATCGAGAAGCAGCAGGACCTCGAGACCTTCTTCTCCGACGTCCAGGGCCTGGCCGACGTCTCCACCCGGGTGCTCGAGGACAACCGCAACGACCTGATCGCCGTCGGCCAGGTCACCGCCCCGGTGCTCAAGCTGCTCGCGGTCTACTCACCGCAGCTGCCGTGCCTGCTGCGCGGCGCCACGAGGTACGACCCGCTGCTCTCGCGCTCCTTCGAGGGCAACGAGGTCAAGCAGTACGTCGAGCTGGGTGCGGCCCAGTACCGCGCCTACGACGAGCGGGACCTGCCGGAGTACGGCGAGGTCGGCCGCGGACCGTGGTGCCTGGGCCTGCCCGACCCACCGGTCCCGATCCCGCCGCAGCCGCTGCGCGACGGCAGCGACCAGGACTCCCGACCGCCCTCCAGCAAGCTGCCCGGCTCCGCGAGCGGGGTCAGCAGCGGGTACGCCGGCACCGCGGGCGACCGCGCTGTCGTCAACGCGCTGCTCGCCGGGCGCAGCGGACGCAGCGCCGACAGGTACGGCTCGCTGGGCTCGCTGTTCTACGGCCCCGTCGTGCGCGGTTCCGCCACCGAGGGGGGAGGTGCTCGATGA
- a CDS encoding MlaE family ABC transporter permease, with translation MASIGSIAGAVVSGRRKALEQYGDQLLFYVKALAWTPRAIRRYPREITNTLAEITFGAGGLTFIAGTVGVIAFLAFFAGTEVGIQGYASLSQLGVAKFSAFISAYFNTREVAPLISAIALAATVGCGYTARLGAMRISEEIDALEVMAVPSLPFLVTTRMIAAFIAVIPLYVVALSASYLAPRLITTMIYGQSAGTYDHYFLQFLPPIDMLWSFFKLLVLATAIILIHCYYGYTASGGPAGVGMAVGRAIRTSIVTVVVADFFLSFAIWGSTTTVRITG, from the coding sequence ATGGCCAGCATCGGTTCGATCGCAGGAGCAGTGGTCAGCGGACGTCGCAAGGCGCTCGAGCAGTACGGCGACCAGCTGCTGTTCTACGTCAAGGCACTCGCCTGGACCCCGCGCGCCATCCGGCGCTACCCGCGCGAGATCACCAACACCCTGGCCGAGATCACCTTCGGTGCGGGCGGGCTGACGTTCATCGCCGGGACCGTCGGGGTGATCGCCTTCCTCGCGTTCTTCGCCGGCACCGAGGTCGGCATCCAGGGCTACGCCTCGTTGAGCCAGCTCGGCGTGGCCAAGTTCAGCGCCTTCATCTCCGCCTACTTCAACACCCGCGAGGTCGCGCCGCTGATCTCCGCGATCGCCCTGGCCGCGACGGTGGGCTGCGGCTACACCGCCCGCCTGGGCGCCATGCGGATCTCGGAGGAGATCGACGCGCTCGAGGTGATGGCGGTCCCGTCGCTGCCGTTCCTGGTCACCACCCGCATGATCGCGGCGTTCATCGCCGTCATCCCGCTCTACGTGGTGGCGCTGAGCGCTTCCTACCTCGCGCCCCGGCTGATCACGACGATGATCTACGGGCAGTCCGCGGGCACCTACGACCACTACTTCCTGCAGTTCCTGCCGCCCATCGACATGCTGTGGTCGTTCTTCAAGCTGCTGGTCCTGGCGACCGCGATCATCCTCATCCACTGCTACTACGGCTACACCGCATCCGGCGGACCGGCGGGTGTGGGCATGGCCGTGGGCCGGGCGATCCGCACCAGCATCGTCACGGTGGTCGTCGCCGACTTCTTCCTCTCCTTCGCCATCTGGGGATCGACCACGACCGTGCGGATCACGGGGTGA
- a CDS encoding response regulator transcription factor: MTAHRALVVDDDPDIRDLVVMVLEGIGLTVDTAATGAEAVAAARAVAPDLITLDLTLPDADGTDVCRELREFTDAYIVMITGRDSEIDRLVGLEVGADEYLAKPFSPRELRARAVAMLRRPRLGATAPTLEIPGGLVVDGPTGLVHLDDELVPLTPTEVQLLSTLASRPGRAWPRAELASAVWGEDFIESDFLVDVQVAGLRRKLRTAGGREWVRAVDGVAYLLEPPAGSADVVEGRT; the protein is encoded by the coding sequence GTGACCGCGCACCGAGCCCTCGTCGTCGACGACGACCCCGACATCCGCGACCTCGTGGTGATGGTCCTCGAGGGGATCGGGCTCACGGTCGACACAGCCGCGACCGGTGCCGAGGCGGTCGCTGCGGCCCGCGCGGTCGCCCCCGACCTCATCACCCTCGACCTCACGCTCCCGGATGCCGACGGCACCGACGTGTGCCGCGAGCTGCGGGAGTTCACCGACGCCTACATCGTGATGATCACGGGCCGCGACTCCGAGATCGACCGCCTGGTCGGCCTGGAGGTGGGCGCCGACGAGTACCTCGCCAAGCCGTTCTCGCCGCGGGAGCTGCGGGCCCGCGCCGTGGCGATGCTGCGGCGCCCCCGGCTGGGCGCCACGGCCCCGACGCTCGAGATCCCCGGCGGGCTCGTCGTGGACGGGCCCACCGGCCTGGTGCACCTCGACGACGAGCTCGTCCCGCTGACCCCCACCGAGGTCCAGCTGCTCTCCACGTTGGCGTCCCGGCCCGGGAGGGCCTGGCCGCGGGCCGAGCTGGCGAGCGCGGTCTGGGGCGAGGACTTCATCGAGTCCGACTTCCTGGTCGACGTCCAGGTCGCCGGCCTGCGCCGCAAGCTGCGCACCGCCGGGGGTCGTGAGTGGGTCCGCGCCGTGGACGGGGTGGCCTACCTGCTGGAGCCGCCGGCCGGGTCCGCCGATGTCGTGGAAGGCCGCACGTAG
- a CDS encoding PP2C family protein-serine/threonine phosphatase, with amino-acid sequence MPEHDTSATEAQRQRAVDSLGLVPGLQHPRLDRITRLARLGLGVPMAAVTVLDHDQAWFPSTQGLSAAPVARTETFCAVTIDRDDTMVVRDTAAVPRFADLDVVRHGGVRFYLGRTLRDPAGTPVATFCVFDTAPRDVDDDEMEMFEDLAAWAERELVASTEMSQARRVQASLLPSAPVRVGGWEAAGVCMPALAVGGDFYDYTVTDDVLHLSLGDVMGKGTGAALIGAGARTALRGTDAAVAAGVDLGITVTQVARNLLPDLEAAESFLTLFELALDARTGMVRYVDAGSGLALLVRAGGAVERLDGEDRPLGVLPDDHWSEHERSLEAGDRLLVFSDGLLDLVPDPQRWWEPIAAIVAGADDLAGCLAAITRLATEETPLDDITAVAVFGSALDAAG; translated from the coding sequence ATGCCAGAGCACGACACGTCCGCCACCGAGGCGCAGCGCCAGCGCGCCGTCGACAGCCTCGGCCTGGTGCCGGGGCTGCAGCACCCGCGCCTGGACCGCATCACCCGCCTCGCCCGGCTCGGGCTCGGGGTCCCGATGGCCGCGGTCACCGTCCTCGACCACGACCAGGCCTGGTTCCCCTCGACCCAGGGACTGTCGGCCGCACCGGTGGCGCGCACCGAGACCTTCTGCGCCGTGACGATCGACCGGGACGACACGATGGTGGTGCGCGACACCGCGGCCGTGCCGCGCTTCGCCGACCTCGACGTCGTCCGCCACGGGGGCGTCCGGTTCTACCTCGGGCGGACCCTGAGAGACCCGGCCGGGACCCCGGTCGCCACGTTCTGCGTCTTCGACACCGCCCCGCGCGACGTCGACGACGACGAGATGGAGATGTTCGAGGACCTGGCCGCGTGGGCGGAGCGGGAGCTCGTCGCCTCCACCGAGATGTCCCAGGCCCGGCGGGTGCAGGCCTCGCTCCTGCCCTCGGCCCCGGTGCGCGTCGGCGGCTGGGAGGCGGCCGGCGTGTGCATGCCGGCGCTCGCCGTCGGCGGCGACTTCTACGACTACACGGTCACCGACGACGTGCTGCACCTGAGCCTCGGGGACGTGATGGGCAAGGGCACCGGCGCGGCCCTGATCGGCGCCGGGGCGCGCACGGCCCTGCGCGGGACCGACGCCGCCGTCGCCGCCGGGGTCGACCTGGGGATCACCGTCACCCAGGTCGCCCGCAACCTCCTGCCCGACCTCGAGGCGGCCGAGTCGTTCCTGACCCTCTTCGAGCTCGCTCTCGACGCGCGGACCGGGATGGTGCGCTACGTCGACGCCGGCTCCGGACTCGCGCTGCTGGTGCGCGCCGGCGGGGCGGTCGAGCGCCTCGACGGCGAGGACCGACCCCTGGGCGTGCTGCCCGACGACCACTGGAGCGAGCACGAGCGGTCCCTGGAGGCCGGGGACCGCCTGCTGGTGTTCAGCGACGGTCTCCTCGACCTGGTCCCGGACCCACAGCGCTGGTGGGAGCCGATCGCGGCGATCGTGGCCGGGGCCGACGACCTGGCCGGCTGCCTGGCCGCCATCACCCGGCTCGCCACGGAGGAGACGCCGCTCGACGACATCACCGCCGTGGCGGTCTTCGGCTCCGCCCTGGACGCGGCCGGGTGA
- a CDS encoding glycosyltransferase family 2 protein yields MTRRLALIRVVVVATALLGVNYVAWRWLFSVSWSAWWIAVPLVLAETYSLIDSLLFGMGMWRLRERGEAPPPVPDRTVDVFIATYNEPIELVMETARAAKAITYPHRTWILDDGNRPEMREAAESLGIGWLTRSSDWDGMPRHAKAGNLNNALLATDGEFLLILDADQVPLPEILDHTLGYFEDEKVALVQTPQWFVNVPEHDPLGSQAPLFYGPIQQGKDGWNSAFFCGSNAIIRREALMQLGISRYVGEVEVGVKRALRTSRSVVRAARRQLGADEHEVRGALDEIEADIGRARRELARGVPLFDVTYRFQRRVEGVRTRLVAADLETLQADLAVIAELDGIAHDPDLSLATVDEATLTRLAGREMSPLGAVETVEALVRALDVDRTGEAQPIMPLATISVTEDMATCMRLHTMGWRSVYHDEVLAKGLAPEDLQTMLVQRLRWAQGTVQVMFRENPLVQKGLSIPQRLMYFSTMWSYLSGFAALVYIAAPVIYLTIGVLPVQALSTDFFVRLVPFLVVNQLLFLIVADGRPTWRGQQYSLALFPVWIKSFTSAFGNVFLHRDLDFAVTPKTKQADTGPAWHLVRPQLWAIGLLVVAIVVGAVRIAVGQADPLGSLFNMVWVVFDLAIFSIIIRAARYRGFVPTTTLEGAA; encoded by the coding sequence GTGACCCGGCGTCTGGCACTGATCCGTGTCGTCGTCGTGGCCACCGCCCTGCTCGGTGTCAACTACGTCGCCTGGCGGTGGTTGTTCTCGGTCAGCTGGTCGGCCTGGTGGATCGCGGTCCCGCTCGTCCTCGCCGAGACCTACAGCCTCATCGACTCCCTGCTCTTCGGGATGGGGATGTGGCGCCTCCGCGAGCGTGGCGAGGCTCCGCCGCCCGTCCCGGACCGCACCGTGGACGTCTTCATCGCCACCTACAACGAGCCGATCGAGCTCGTCATGGAGACCGCCCGTGCGGCGAAGGCCATCACCTATCCGCACCGGACCTGGATCCTCGACGACGGCAACCGGCCCGAGATGCGCGAGGCCGCGGAGTCCCTGGGGATCGGCTGGCTGACGCGGTCCTCGGACTGGGACGGGATGCCCCGGCACGCCAAGGCCGGCAACCTCAACAACGCCCTGCTCGCGACCGACGGCGAGTTCCTGCTCATCCTCGACGCCGACCAGGTCCCGCTCCCCGAGATCCTGGACCACACCCTGGGCTACTTCGAGGACGAGAAGGTGGCGCTGGTCCAGACGCCCCAGTGGTTCGTCAACGTGCCCGAGCACGATCCGCTGGGCAGCCAGGCGCCGCTCTTCTACGGGCCCATCCAGCAGGGCAAGGACGGCTGGAACTCCGCGTTCTTCTGCGGGTCCAACGCCATCATCCGGCGCGAGGCGCTGATGCAGCTGGGCATCTCGCGCTACGTGGGTGAGGTCGAGGTCGGCGTCAAGCGGGCCCTGCGCACCTCGCGCTCCGTCGTACGGGCGGCACGACGCCAGCTGGGGGCCGACGAGCACGAGGTGCGTGGGGCCCTCGACGAGATCGAGGCCGACATCGGCCGGGCCCGCCGCGAGCTGGCCCGGGGCGTCCCGCTCTTCGACGTCACCTACCGCTTCCAGCGCCGGGTGGAGGGGGTGCGGACCCGCCTGGTCGCCGCCGACCTCGAGACGCTGCAGGCCGACCTGGCCGTGATCGCCGAGCTCGACGGCATCGCCCACGACCCCGACCTCAGCCTCGCCACCGTCGACGAGGCGACGCTGACGCGCCTCGCCGGCCGCGAGATGTCACCGCTCGGAGCGGTCGAGACCGTGGAGGCCCTGGTGCGGGCGCTGGACGTCGACCGCACCGGCGAGGCCCAGCCGATCATGCCGCTGGCGACCATCTCGGTGACCGAGGACATGGCCACGTGCATGCGCCTGCACACGATGGGCTGGCGCAGCGTCTACCACGACGAGGTGCTGGCCAAGGGCCTCGCGCCCGAGGACCTGCAGACCATGCTGGTCCAGCGGCTGCGGTGGGCGCAGGGCACGGTGCAGGTCATGTTCCGGGAGAACCCCCTGGTGCAGAAGGGCCTGAGCATCCCCCAGCGCCTCATGTACTTCTCCACGATGTGGAGCTACCTCTCGGGGTTCGCGGCCCTGGTCTACATCGCGGCTCCGGTCATCTACCTCACGATCGGGGTGCTCCCCGTGCAGGCGCTCTCGACCGACTTCTTCGTGCGCCTGGTGCCGTTCCTGGTCGTCAACCAGCTGCTGTTCCTCATCGTGGCCGACGGTCGACCCACGTGGCGCGGCCAGCAGTACTCGCTGGCGCTCTTCCCGGTGTGGATCAAGTCCTTCACCTCGGCCTTCGGCAACGTCTTCCTGCACCGCGACCTCGACTTCGCCGTGACCCCCAAGACGAAGCAGGCCGACACCGGACCCGCCTGGCACCTGGTGCGACCACAGCTGTGGGCCATCGGCCTGCTGGTCG